The Altererythrobacter sp. CAU 1644 genome has a window encoding:
- a CDS encoding crotonase/enoyl-CoA hydratase family protein — protein MTMLPNERVSIDLGDDGVAQVRLIRGDKMNALDPEMFERIIEAGHVLHKMKGVRAVVLSGEGRAFCAGLDLSNFGRQPAPDEPDLTERTHGNSNRAQQAAMVWRKLPVPVIASVHGVCFGGGLQIASGADIRVVHPETRMAIMEMRWGLVPDMGGYVLWRGLVRDDVLRELVYTNREFTGAEAKEYGLATHVDENPHARATAIAAEIANRNPHAIRAAKRLHAGMVDRETDAILLEESIEQHAIIRSRNQVEAVMAGMEKRAPKFDDV, from the coding sequence ATGACAATGCTTCCAAACGAGCGGGTATCGATAGATCTTGGCGATGATGGCGTCGCGCAGGTGCGGCTGATTCGCGGCGACAAGATGAACGCGCTCGACCCGGAGATGTTCGAACGCATCATCGAGGCAGGTCATGTCCTGCACAAGATGAAGGGCGTCCGTGCGGTGGTGCTGTCTGGGGAGGGCCGCGCCTTTTGCGCCGGTCTCGACCTGTCGAATTTCGGTCGCCAGCCTGCGCCTGACGAGCCGGACCTGACCGAGCGCACCCATGGCAATTCCAACCGCGCCCAGCAGGCGGCGATGGTCTGGCGCAAGCTGCCTGTCCCCGTCATCGCCTCGGTTCACGGGGTCTGCTTCGGGGGCGGGCTCCAGATCGCCAGTGGTGCCGACATCCGCGTGGTCCATCCCGAGACGCGCATGGCGATCATGGAAATGCGCTGGGGCCTCGTCCCCGACATGGGCGGCTATGTCCTGTGGCGCGGCCTCGTGCGTGACGACGTGCTGCGCGAGCTCGTCTACACCAACCGCGAATTCACCGGGGCGGAAGCCAAGGAATACGGCCTCGCCACGCATGTCGACGAGAACCCACATGCGCGCGCGACCGCCATCGCGGCCGAGATTGCCAACCGCAACCCGCATGCGATCCGTGCGGCCAAGCGGCTCCATGCCGGGATGGTCGACCGTGAAACCGATGCGATCCTGCTCGAAGAGAGCATTGAGCAGCATGCCATTATCCGGTCACGCAACCAGGTCGAGGCCGTGATGGCGGGTATGGAGAAACGTGCGCCGAAGTTCGACGACGTCTGA
- the lptF gene encoding LPS export ABC transporter permease LptF: MPAIDRYILRLTVIPMLGVFALAASLLLLEKMLRLFDFVAVEGGPIGVVFKMLGALIPEYASLAIPLGLLLGVLLAFRKLATSSELDVMRAVGLSYNRLLRVPYIITAILVAINVALVFYIQPVSRYYYEQMEYELRSGALGASIKVGEFTTLKDRMALRIEESEDEGRRLKGIFARVADTKGQVLSISAREGAFLATSDSPDTIILRLTDGTIVQDSKGNTPRVLSFSRHDLPIDLPRVEDFRERGDAEREYILPELLRIGWSDNQPEAKRDASQASFNFRMVEVVMMVLMPLLAVALAIPPKRSTSALGVFVSIIMVVSYHKINQYGEDLAALGRFDPILALWGPFVLFAALILWMYYRVAYVPGGQAIGALETWFAKLSKRLRRLFRRRRPRQMAVLEPAAAE; the protein is encoded by the coding sequence TTGCCCGCCATTGATCGTTACATCCTGCGGCTGACGGTTATCCCGATGCTGGGCGTGTTTGCGCTCGCGGCATCGCTGCTCCTGCTCGAAAAGATGTTGCGCCTGTTCGACTTCGTCGCGGTAGAAGGCGGGCCGATCGGCGTCGTGTTCAAGATGCTCGGCGCGCTGATCCCCGAGTACGCCAGCCTCGCGATCCCGCTTGGCCTGCTGCTCGGCGTGCTGCTCGCTTTCCGCAAGCTCGCCACATCGAGCGAGCTCGACGTGATGCGGGCGGTCGGCCTCAGCTACAACCGCTTGCTGCGCGTTCCCTACATCATCACTGCCATTCTCGTGGCGATCAATGTGGCGCTGGTCTTCTACATCCAGCCGGTCAGCCGCTATTATTACGAGCAGATGGAATACGAGCTGCGCTCGGGCGCGCTCGGCGCCTCGATCAAGGTCGGAGAATTCACCACGCTCAAGGACCGGATGGCGCTAAGGATCGAGGAAAGCGAGGACGAGGGTCGCCGGCTCAAGGGCATATTTGCCCGCGTCGCGGATACCAAGGGCCAGGTGCTGTCGATCAGCGCCCGCGAAGGCGCTTTCCTCGCCACCAGTGACAGCCCCGACACGATCATCCTGCGGCTGACCGACGGCACGATCGTGCAGGATAGCAAGGGCAATACCCCCCGCGTGCTTTCCTTCAGCCGACACGATCTGCCGATCGACCTGCCGCGGGTCGAGGATTTTCGCGAGCGTGGCGATGCCGAGCGCGAGTACATCCTGCCCGAACTGCTCCGCATCGGCTGGAGCGACAACCAGCCCGAGGCCAAGCGCGATGCAAGCCAGGCGAGCTTCAACTTCCGCATGGTCGAAGTGGTGATGATGGTGCTCATGCCGCTGCTGGCCGTAGCGCTGGCGATCCCGCCCAAGCGTTCGACCAGCGCGTTGGGGGTATTCGTCTCGATCATCATGGTCGTCAGCTATCACAAGATAAACCAGTACGGCGAAGACCTCGCCGCGCTCGGGCGGTTCGACCCGATCCTCGCCCTTTGGGGCCCGTTCGTGCTGTTCGCCGCCCTGATTCTGTGGATGTACTACCGGGTGGCCTATGTCCCCGGCGGCCAGGCGATCGGCGCGCTCGAAACCTGGTTCGCCAAGCTTTCCAAGCGCCTGCGCCGACTATTCCGGCGGCGGCGGCCCCGGCAGATGGCCGTACTCGAACCGGCTGCGGCGGAATAG
- a CDS encoding DUF3800 domain-containing protein produces MTNTKIEKLQPPVTFFGDASSKNSAYMVAGGFAVSAPRIQEIEATIASLRELIGGKEFHWADYKGGPSRAAYSVLVQYAFELVHNGHAAFHAIITPFKGYRHKRSPGENKDTSVNRMYFQLLLHRPARFYGPKRDIHVRLDAGADSQDICRMRNELCATAYEKYRTRPNCIKSLQSYPSHQSGIIQMADVVLGGIAAKRNGIKHTTEKAALADLIQKKSKHPAWEIDTGRNARNLTIWNFKGSKE; encoded by the coding sequence ATGACGAACACTAAGATCGAAAAACTGCAACCGCCTGTGACGTTCTTTGGCGACGCCAGCAGTAAGAACAGTGCCTATATGGTGGCAGGTGGGTTTGCAGTCTCTGCTCCTCGGATACAGGAAATAGAGGCTACGATCGCTTCCCTTCGCGAATTGATCGGAGGCAAGGAATTCCACTGGGCCGACTACAAAGGCGGACCCTCTCGTGCAGCGTACTCGGTTCTCGTTCAATACGCCTTCGAACTGGTCCACAACGGCCATGCGGCATTTCATGCGATCATTACCCCATTCAAGGGCTACAGGCACAAGAGGTCCCCTGGAGAGAATAAGGACACCAGTGTCAATCGGATGTACTTCCAATTGCTCCTACATAGACCCGCCAGATTTTACGGTCCGAAGCGGGACATTCACGTTCGGCTAGATGCTGGCGCAGATTCACAGGATATCTGCAGAATGCGAAATGAACTTTGCGCTACGGCTTATGAGAAATACCGAACGCGCCCTAACTGCATTAAGAGTCTACAGTCATACCCATCTCATCAGTCTGGAATTATTCAGATGGCTGATGTCGTGCTTGGCGGGATTGCGGCCAAGCGAAATGGCATAAAGCATACGACCGAGAAGGCCGCACTTGCTGACTTGATCCAAAAGAAATCGAAACACCCCGCGTGGGAAATCGATACCGGTAGGAACGCAAGAAACCTGACGATCTGGAACTTCAAAGGATCAAAGGAGTGA
- a CDS encoding helix-turn-helix transcriptional regulator — MVNIYDTMILPIDVEEKQMSSAATRPLTDRQQAVMERIDRRVPIKVIAQELGVSETRINQHIRALKDIYRAESLNELVEVYRVETQSPEDGEGGFSETSYTKNQVPSGHSVSDNPRRVDPGEIVFGDVLPLDHLAPWERLDEPRVVPGVLDGDHAVLVRFAIIVGIAFGILAAVILAVTATMAVSEALEGKAAIPADYSRPDV; from the coding sequence TTGGTTAACATCTATGATACGATGATTCTGCCGATTGATGTTGAGGAGAAGCAGATGTCTTCCGCAGCCACGCGGCCGCTGACCGACCGTCAGCAGGCAGTGATGGAGCGAATTGACCGGCGCGTCCCGATCAAGGTGATCGCGCAGGAACTTGGCGTATCCGAAACCCGCATTAACCAGCACATCCGAGCCCTGAAGGATATCTACAGGGCAGAAAGCCTCAACGAGCTGGTTGAGGTTTACCGTGTGGAGACCCAGTCGCCCGAAGATGGTGAAGGGGGCTTTAGCGAAACTTCATATACAAAAAATCAGGTCCCCTCAGGACACTCCGTCAGCGACAACCCGCGGCGGGTCGACCCGGGAGAGATCGTCTTTGGCGATGTCTTACCACTGGATCATCTCGCTCCGTGGGAGCGACTGGATGAGCCGAGGGTTGTCCCCGGGGTGCTCGATGGCGATCATGCCGTACTCGTGCGCTTCGCGATAATCGTTGGGATCGCGTTCGGCATTCTCGCCGCGGTGATCCTGGCGGTAACGGCCACAATGGCCGTGAGCGAAGCTCTCGAGGGCAAGGCAGCCATCCCTGCGGATTATTCACGACCTGACGTTTGA
- a CDS encoding PHA/PHB synthase family protein, with protein sequence MANDTNEFWGKQAEPFRAFFDMQGEAMREMFGQMTPQGLSGAIPSATMAPGDMAEWAKVAGELQRMWLEFVQERAQKDMAGANPMDPAQWMLMTQSLAKQVPMAPLESAQKMAGDAMQMWQSVFTRFMAGGDPEDKPDLPRKDRRFADPAWQDHPAFALLHQTYLMLAEYFTKAARDVEGIAPDKRKQLEFATTMLVEAMSPDNFLLTNPVVMKRTIETKGQNLVRGMQHLINDLRRGQLTHTDSDAFTLGENLAATPGKVVHETPLYQLVQYSPSTEEVYETPLVIFPPWINRFYILDLTPKKSFIKWAVDQGITVFVVSWKSADASMKDVVWDDYIRSQIEAIDHVRDRLNVPSVHTIGYCVAGTTLAATLAVLARRDEADKVKSATFFTAQVDFEKSGELKTFIDDGQLEMIGKLSSEGYLDGRYLAATFNALRGKDLIWNYVVNNYLLGEDYPAFDLLHWNGDVTNLPAKWHRDYLRDLYRDNKLVVPDALSADGTPIDLTRIETPAYIQAGKEDHIAPAASVWRATRHFKGPVTFLLAGSGHIAGVVNPPAANKYQYWTGDSSAASLKEYVEGADEHPGSWWPHWLDWLESHGAKKVPAKGKRKPGGKGDKVIEDAPGRYVKTR encoded by the coding sequence ATGGCAAACGATACGAACGAATTCTGGGGCAAGCAGGCCGAGCCCTTCCGGGCATTCTTCGATATGCAGGGCGAAGCCATGCGCGAGATGTTCGGCCAGATGACCCCTCAGGGGCTCTCAGGCGCGATTCCGAGTGCCACCATGGCACCTGGGGACATGGCCGAATGGGCCAAGGTCGCCGGCGAACTCCAGCGCATGTGGCTCGAATTCGTGCAAGAGCGCGCACAGAAGGACATGGCCGGTGCCAATCCGATGGATCCGGCGCAATGGATGCTGATGACGCAGAGCCTGGCCAAGCAGGTGCCGATGGCCCCGCTCGAAAGCGCGCAGAAGATGGCAGGCGATGCGATGCAGATGTGGCAGAGCGTCTTCACCCGCTTCATGGCGGGCGGCGATCCCGAGGATAAGCCCGACCTGCCGCGCAAGGACCGCCGGTTCGCCGACCCGGCATGGCAGGACCACCCCGCATTCGCCCTGCTTCACCAGACCTACCTGATGCTTGCCGAATACTTCACCAAGGCGGCGCGGGATGTTGAGGGTATTGCGCCCGACAAGCGCAAGCAGCTCGAATTCGCGACCACCATGCTGGTGGAGGCGATGAGCCCGGACAATTTCCTGCTCACCAACCCGGTGGTGATGAAGCGGACAATCGAGACCAAGGGGCAGAACCTGGTGCGCGGGATGCAGCACCTGATCAACGATCTGCGGCGCGGCCAGCTGACGCATACGGATAGCGATGCCTTCACCCTGGGCGAGAATCTGGCCGCGACGCCCGGCAAGGTGGTGCACGAGACCCCGCTCTACCAATTGGTCCAGTACAGCCCCTCAACCGAGGAGGTCTACGAGACCCCGCTCGTCATCTTCCCGCCGTGGATCAACCGCTTCTACATTCTCGACCTGACGCCGAAAAAGAGCTTCATCAAATGGGCGGTCGATCAGGGCATCACCGTGTTCGTCGTCAGCTGGAAATCGGCCGACGCGAGCATGAAGGACGTGGTGTGGGACGACTATATCCGCAGCCAGATCGAAGCGATCGATCACGTCCGCGACCGGCTGAACGTCCCGAGCGTCCACACCATCGGCTATTGCGTGGCGGGCACCACGCTCGCTGCCACGCTTGCCGTACTCGCTCGGCGCGACGAGGCCGACAAGGTCAAGAGCGCCACCTTCTTCACCGCCCAGGTCGATTTCGAGAAGAGCGGCGAGCTCAAGACCTTCATCGACGACGGCCAGCTGGAGATGATCGGCAAGCTCTCGAGCGAAGGCTATCTCGACGGGCGCTACCTTGCCGCCACCTTCAACGCGCTGCGCGGCAAGGACCTGATCTGGAACTACGTCGTCAACAACTACCTGCTGGGCGAAGACTATCCGGCCTTCGACCTGCTGCATTGGAACGGCGACGTCACCAACCTGCCGGCCAAGTGGCACCGGGACTATTTGCGCGACCTCTATCGCGACAACAAGCTGGTCGTTCCCGATGCGCTGTCGGCCGACGGCACGCCGATCGACCTCACAAGGATCGAGACACCGGCCTATATCCAGGCGGGCAAGGAAGACCACATCGCGCCAGCTGCAAGCGTGTGGCGCGCAACCCGCCACTTCAAAGGCCCCGTCACTTTCCTGCTCGCCGGCTCGGGCCATATCGCAGGGGTTGTAAATCCGCCGGCCGCCAACAAATACCAGTACTGGACCGGCGACAGCTCCGCTGCTTCGCTCAAAGAATATGTCGAAGGAGCGGATGAGCACCCCGGCAGCTGGTGGCCGCACTGGCTCGACTGGCTTGAAAGCCACGGGGCCAAGAAAGTCCCCGCCAAAGGAAAGCGCAAGCCCGGCGGCAAGGGCGATAAAGTGATCGAGGATGCGCCCGGTCGCTACGTGAAAACGCGCTAA
- a CDS encoding JAB domain-containing protein, which yields MNAIATVAVPDANTRARSDVIVEFFRMRLVPEASRQENFHALFLDSKRRLVGEKAIRGHSSDCIRTRSREIFAEALAARASGLIIAHNHPSGHCKPSRADIEATRKLSDIARALDIELLDHLIITDASAYSMRAGGLL from the coding sequence GTGAATGCAATTGCCACCGTCGCCGTTCCGGACGCGAACACCCGCGCGCGAAGCGACGTGATCGTCGAATTTTTCAGGATGCGCCTGGTGCCGGAAGCCAGCCGGCAGGAAAACTTCCACGCGCTGTTCCTGGATTCGAAACGGCGGCTCGTCGGAGAGAAGGCCATCCGTGGTCATAGCTCGGACTGCATCCGCACCCGTTCGCGCGAGATTTTTGCCGAAGCCCTGGCCGCAAGGGCGAGCGGACTCATCATCGCCCACAACCACCCTTCCGGCCATTGCAAGCCCAGCCGAGCCGATATCGAGGCCACCCGCAAGCTCTCGGACATAGCGCGCGCACTCGACATCGAACTGCTCGATCACCTCATCATAACCGATGCCAGCGCCTACTCGATGCGCGCAGGAGGACTTCTTTGA
- a CDS encoding LL-diaminopimelate aminotransferase yields MQSDFYRMKRLPPYVIAEVNAMRHAARQAGEDIIDLGMGNPDQPPPQHVIDKLCEVAQKPTAHGYSQSKGIPGLRRAQANYYARRFGVDLDPESEVVVTMGSKEGLASLATAITAPGDVVLAPNPSYPIHTFGFILAGATIRSVPTTPDENYFVSLEKAMAFTVPRPSVLVVNYPSNPTAEVVDLAFYERLVSWAKENEVWILSDLAYSELYYDGNPTPSIMQVKGAKDVAIEFTSMSKTYSMAGWRMGFAVGNKQLIAAMTRVKSYLDYGAFTPIQAAACAALNGPQDIVESNRLLYHKRRDIMVEAFGRAGWDIPAPPASMFAWAPLPPALKSMGSLEFSKRLLTEAKVAVAPGVGYGEQGEGYVRIAMVENEQRLRQAARNIKRYFSSIGINSSAA; encoded by the coding sequence ATGCAGAGCGATTTTTACCGCATGAAGCGTTTGCCACCCTACGTCATCGCCGAAGTCAACGCGATGCGGCATGCGGCGCGTCAGGCGGGCGAGGACATCATCGACCTCGGCATGGGCAATCCGGATCAGCCGCCTCCGCAGCACGTGATCGACAAGCTGTGCGAGGTGGCGCAGAAGCCGACCGCGCACGGCTATTCGCAGTCCAAGGGCATACCGGGCCTGCGCCGGGCGCAGGCGAATTACTATGCGCGCCGCTTTGGGGTCGACCTCGATCCCGAGAGCGAAGTCGTGGTGACGATGGGATCGAAAGAGGGGCTGGCGAGCCTCGCCACAGCGATCACGGCACCGGGCGACGTGGTGCTGGCACCCAATCCGTCCTACCCGATCCACACTTTCGGCTTCATCCTGGCCGGCGCTACTATCCGCAGCGTGCCGACAACGCCCGACGAAAACTATTTCGTCAGCCTCGAGAAGGCGATGGCGTTCACCGTCCCGCGGCCAAGCGTGCTGGTGGTCAATTATCCTTCGAACCCGACAGCCGAAGTGGTCGATCTTGCCTTCTACGAACGTCTGGTCTCCTGGGCGAAGGAGAACGAGGTCTGGATCCTGTCGGATCTCGCCTATTCGGAACTCTATTACGACGGAAACCCGACCCCATCGATCATGCAGGTGAAGGGCGCCAAGGATGTTGCGATCGAATTCACCAGCATGTCCAAGACCTATTCGATGGCGGGCTGGCGGATGGGCTTTGCGGTCGGCAACAAGCAGCTGATCGCCGCGATGACGCGAGTAAAAAGCTACCTCGACTATGGTGCCTTCACGCCGATCCAGGCAGCGGCGTGCGCCGCGCTCAACGGGCCGCAGGACATCGTCGAGAGCAACCGCCTGCTCTATCACAAGAGACGCGACATCATGGTGGAAGCATTCGGCAGGGCAGGGTGGGATATTCCTGCTCCACCGGCTTCGATGTTCGCCTGGGCGCCGCTACCGCCGGCGCTGAAATCGATGGGCAGCCTGGAGTTTTCGAAGCGGCTGCTGACCGAGGCCAAGGTCGCCGTGGCGCCCGGCGTCGGATACGGGGAGCAGGGCGAAGGCTATGTCCGCATCGCCATGGTGGAGAATGAACAGCGCCTGCGCCAGGCGGCGCGCAACATCAAGCGATACTTCTCGTCGATCGGTATCAACAGCTCGGCGGCTTAG
- a CDS encoding winged helix-turn-helix domain-containing protein yields MTTRAACDLSREADQLLPRFREVGDVTLDLLHRDGRVEDSWLGLHPREFELIWRLAQQPGERLTRRQLLSEVWRIQHEPHTNSVAVHVARVRSKLSHFGLAQLIVTHPEGGYLIDAPPGPSSYRFTSTRT; encoded by the coding sequence TTGACTACACGCGCCGCATGCGATCTTTCGCGCGAGGCCGATCAATTGCTGCCACGTTTCCGCGAGGTCGGGGACGTGACACTTGACCTGTTGCATCGCGACGGCCGGGTCGAGGATAGCTGGCTCGGCCTTCATCCACGGGAATTCGAGCTGATCTGGAGACTTGCCCAGCAGCCGGGGGAGCGGCTTACCCGACGTCAGCTGCTTTCCGAGGTGTGGCGCATCCAACACGAACCGCACACCAACAGTGTTGCCGTCCATGTCGCCCGGGTCAGGTCCAAGCTGTCGCACTTCGGACTGGCGCAACTGATCGTAACCCATCCAGAAGGTGGGTATCTGATCGATGCACCTCCGGGACCGAGTTCCTACCGCTTCACCAGCACCCGCACGTAG
- a CDS encoding phasin family protein: MADNANISKIDAAAEKAYAEAAAKNKVSETAVEKAVEADAPKAEVKVEAVKKAVKAPAKKKAAPKKKVAAKKAAPKKIAAKKPAPKKVAVAKKAAPKKAAAKNTASNPVFQIKDKIMATAKTTDFTKTAKEVASDVQARAKTAFAKTGEYANEVTEFSKGNVEALVESGKIFFAGAQELARADIETGKTALETVTADVKKMASVKTPTEFMQLQGELARRNFDAAVSFGSKRTEALVKLYNDAFAPISSRVSVAAEKIKKAA, translated from the coding sequence ATGGCTGACAACGCCAACATTTCGAAGATCGATGCCGCTGCCGAGAAGGCTTATGCCGAAGCAGCTGCGAAGAACAAGGTAAGTGAAACGGCTGTCGAAAAGGCAGTCGAAGCTGACGCGCCCAAGGCCGAAGTGAAGGTCGAAGCCGTCAAGAAGGCCGTCAAGGCCCCGGCCAAGAAGAAGGCCGCTCCCAAGAAGAAGGTCGCCGCCAAGAAGGCTGCGCCTAAGAAGATTGCTGCGAAGAAGCCTGCCCCGAAGAAGGTGGCTGTCGCAAAGAAGGCCGCGCCGAAGAAGGCTGCCGCCAAGAACACCGCTTCCAACCCAGTTTTTCAAATCAAGGACAAGATCATGGCCACTGCAAAGACCACCGATTTCACCAAGACCGCCAAGGAAGTCGCTTCGGACGTCCAGGCTCGCGCCAAGACCGCTTTCGCCAAGACCGGCGAATATGCCAACGAGGTAACCGAATTCAGCAAGGGCAACGTTGAAGCTCTCGTCGAATCGGGCAAGATCTTCTTCGCCGGCGCCCAGGAACTGGCTCGCGCTGACATCGAAACCGGCAAGACCGCGCTCGAAACCGTCACCGCCGACGTCAAGAAGATGGCTTCGGTCAAGACCCCGACCGAGTTCATGCAGCTCCAGGGCGAACTGGCTCGCCGCAACTTCGACGCCGCCGTTTCGTTCGGCTCGAAGCGCACCGAAGCCCTCGTCAAGCTTTACAACGATGCTTTCGCGCCGATTTCGAGCCGCGTCAGCGTTGCTGCTGAAAAGATCAAGAAGGCTGCCTAA
- the lptG gene encoding LPS export ABC transporter permease LptG has translation MQLDFFPSKSLTLYLGKLFIARILAVLIMLVLVLMMLDLLSKSGDILAVEGNGQGELLTYASLRIPQLVQRFVPYSVLLATIITLVTLNQNSEVIAMKAAGLSAHQVLAPLLLTAGLVSAVNFAFNERVVTRATATLKAWEGAEYGAVPQESNVRSNVYLTDGEGILTATSITGAGDQLRMTGVTWYERGQGGMIRQQLRAERATFVNPGWQLENATRFDVRSADTTTVERVVVGKQLTPAQIELEAVDPDAQGFFELSDSIAAYEAAGRRTGELRAKWWHKLSGPLSAFLMPLLGAVAAFGLARSGQLFLRAIIGMALGFAYFVVDNAALAMGSFGGYPPFLAAWAPFFLFLLVGETVLIRTEE, from the coding sequence ATGCAACTCGATTTCTTCCCATCGAAGAGCCTCACCCTTTACCTCGGCAAGCTGTTTATCGCCCGCATTCTGGCGGTCCTGATCATGCTGGTGCTGGTGCTGATGATGCTCGACCTGCTTTCGAAGAGCGGCGACATCCTGGCGGTCGAGGGCAACGGCCAGGGCGAACTGCTCACCTATGCCAGCCTGCGCATCCCCCAATTGGTGCAACGGTTCGTGCCCTACTCTGTCCTGCTCGCAACGATCATCACGCTGGTCACGCTTAACCAGAACAGCGAAGTGATCGCGATGAAGGCGGCGGGGCTGTCGGCGCACCAGGTGCTGGCGCCGCTGCTGCTGACCGCAGGACTGGTTTCGGCAGTCAATTTCGCCTTCAACGAGCGCGTGGTGACCCGGGCGACTGCCACGCTGAAAGCTTGGGAAGGTGCCGAATACGGGGCCGTACCGCAGGAATCCAATGTCAGGTCCAACGTATATTTGACCGATGGAGAGGGGATCCTCACGGCCACCAGTATCACCGGGGCTGGCGACCAACTGCGGATGACCGGCGTGACCTGGTATGAACGCGGACAGGGCGGAATGATCCGCCAGCAGCTGCGGGCCGAACGCGCCACCTTCGTCAATCCCGGCTGGCAGCTGGAGAATGCGACCCGTTTCGACGTCCGCAGCGCCGATACGACCACAGTCGAGCGCGTGGTGGTCGGCAAGCAGCTGACCCCGGCGCAGATCGAACTCGAGGCGGTCGATCCCGACGCTCAGGGCTTTTTCGAATTGTCGGACTCGATCGCGGCCTATGAGGCAGCGGGCCGGCGCACCGGCGAGCTCCGGGCCAAATGGTGGCACAAGCTCTCCGGACCGCTCTCTGCCTTCCTCATGCCCCTGCTCGGCGCAGTTGCCGCTTTCGGCCTGGCGCGGTCGGGCCAGCTGTTCCTGCGCGCGATTATCGGCATGGCACTGGGTTTCGCCTATTTCGTCGTCGACAATGCCGCGCTCGCGATGGGAAGCTTTGGTGGCTACCCGCCTTTCCTCGCGGCCTGGGCGCCATTCTTTCTGTTCCTGCTGGTCGGCGAAACGGTTCTGATCCGTACGGAAGAGTAG
- the clpS gene encoding ATP-dependent Clp protease adapter ClpS, protein MAGSDGDDADSDGQVGVATKTKARPKKPSQYKVLMLNDDYTPMEFVVLVLKRFFSMDLEEATRVMLHVHQRGVGVCGIFPYEVAETKVNQVMDFARQNQHPLQCTLEKA, encoded by the coding sequence ATGGCGGGCAGCGATGGGGACGACGCGGATTCGGATGGCCAGGTCGGCGTTGCGACGAAGACCAAGGCACGGCCCAAGAAGCCGAGCCAGTACAAGGTGCTGATGCTCAACGACGACTACACGCCGATGGAATTCGTCGTGCTGGTGCTCAAGCGGTTCTTCTCGATGGACCTCGAGGAAGCGACGCGCGTCATGCTCCACGTCCACCAACGCGGTGTCGGCGTGTGCGGGATCTTCCCCTACGAGGTGGCCGAGACCAAGGTGAACCAGGTGATGGATTTCGCCCGGCAGAACCAGCACCCGCTGCAATGCACGCTGGAGAAGGCCTGA
- a CDS encoding acyl-CoA thioesterase, protein MSVRALLEPVTGRAGPATLSAASSWQQGRTLYGGASALIAYTMAKRAFPDLPPLRAAQIGFVAPIGSKVELAAEIMREGRNVTQVRSEIHCEGKLALTAFWLFGAEREPNAIHPASQVQDWPGAPEAFEPLSLERGPSFLKENFEMRRAQESSGPGEPVVRRWFRLVERDALDPVSAMILLGDTLPPGAMRRMQRQGPISSINWSLNLLEPNPTTRDGWWLGETRSEHADHGYSSERLSMWNTNGVQVISGLQSVAIFG, encoded by the coding sequence ATGAGTGTCCGCGCGCTTCTAGAACCCGTCACCGGCAGGGCCGGCCCGGCAACGCTATCTGCCGCCTCGAGCTGGCAACAGGGGCGCACGCTCTATGGCGGAGCCTCGGCGCTCATCGCCTACACGATGGCAAAGCGCGCCTTCCCCGACCTGCCACCGCTGCGCGCCGCCCAGATCGGCTTCGTCGCGCCGATCGGGAGCAAGGTCGAACTCGCGGCCGAGATCATGCGCGAGGGTCGCAATGTCACGCAGGTACGCAGCGAGATCCATTGCGAAGGCAAGCTCGCGCTGACCGCTTTCTGGCTGTTCGGTGCCGAGCGCGAACCGAACGCGATCCATCCCGCTTCGCAGGTGCAGGATTGGCCGGGCGCGCCAGAGGCTTTCGAACCGCTGAGCCTCGAACGCGGCCCGTCGTTCCTGAAAGAGAATTTCGAGATGCGCCGCGCCCAGGAATCCTCCGGTCCGGGCGAGCCCGTCGTCAGGCGCTGGTTCCGTCTGGTTGAACGCGATGCGCTAGACCCGGTCAGTGCGATGATCCTGCTGGGCGATACGCTGCCACCCGGTGCTATGCGGAGAATGCAACGGCAGGGGCCGATCAGCTCGATCAACTGGTCGCTCAACCTGCTCGAGCCGAACCCCACCACCCGCGATGGCTGGTGGCTGGGCGAAACGCGCAGCGAACATGCCGATCACGGCTATTCGAGCGAAAGGCTCTCGATGTGGAATACCAACGGAGTGCAGGTGATCAGCGGGCTGCAGTCGGTCGCCATCTTCGGTTGA